ataattctatcaaaagtagtaacattattaattgttttggtttgtgtaaaatgtcaaaaggtaacaattaaaaaggaacggaggtagtaattcTTTTTTCGTCCAAGTTGGAACATAGTTAATGGCATTTGAGAATCCGTtgggttggggtttgaaccccatttcgcttatttattttaaggataaaattctAGACACTAAAATATACATTGTATTCAATGAATGGAGCAAACTGATGATACTAGGACATATGCACTCATATGTTAGAATGTGTTAGAAGTGTTTAAGAGCCTAAACTTAAATAACATCCAAATAGTAATATAAATCAATCATATTGTTAAATTGATGGTAAATAGTACTTGAAACAAAATAAGATCATAAATCAATCAACATAATGGCATGAACTCATATTATAAAGTAATGGGCAGAACAAACATATAATGTTGCAGCAAAATGCTTGAAAATAGACACATATTGAAGCTAAGTTGAAACAGTTCATCATACACgtcaaaatgatatatatcaaGGAACCATTCGATCAAAGTTATATTCAACATATACGTCAAAAAGATATACTATTTTATAACTGGTGTTTCCATTGCcagaataaaataaagaattttgTTTGGGCTTTGCCctctcttgtaccaaaaaataaataaataaagaattttgTAATCGAAGAAGAGTGTTAAGCACCATGATATTGacttatctattttatttaaacGTCGTAAAACTAAGTAAGCAATTGTAGACATTGGATCTAGTTACCAAGTAGTAAAAGATAACGAAATCCAACATGACTTGTTATctgtttttatttcatttagaaAATCAACCATTGTCAACTGCAAACCCCAAGTTACATATCCTaatcaaaatcataataattaaGTCGAAATTTCACAATATTTGCGActacaaatttttataaattttaccACTTGACGACAATTTAGTACAATTACTAAACCAACCGTCAATGTGCTCACCtgtgaagcccggatacgagatacgatacggatacgatactgcaccgatacggaaattttttaaaaatcaagatacgatacggctaggatacgttaataaaaaaattatataattaaatgtacaatattattataaccattattttaatatgtaaatatattaacaaacaaaagaaaccagTCATAGGCTTGTAGcccatcaacataaatataaataatattgacaagTAAGAGAGTGATGATTAATCAATTACATATCcaatatatcccaaaaagagcaccatcagtgctatactatatccaTTAGTGCTATACtttatcgatccaaaaaagaagcactatattcaaaaaagaacacatcagtactcaataattaagttattttagttaacattaattgAGAATATTGGAGCAGGTATCGGTGCATGATAATTATCGGATACTCTCTTGATACGTATCGGAAAGTAtcagataattatttttaaaaaaaataaaatttaatcttcaaATACTCTCCTGATATGTATCGGGAAGTATGCAGGTATCGATGCAGGATAcgatacgtcatccattttgaagtatggGGCTTCAGATGTGCTCACCTACTAGACCTTACCATGAGCATTGAGAGGACAAAGTGGATAACAGTTAGGGACTTCTGAGATCAAGGACCACAATGGTGGCCTTGATATAGGAAAACTGCCTATCTCACCTCCATACATGCGTGGTCTAAGGTAAACCTATCATTGATTCACTTTTCTACTCTATAGTCTGAACATAACATGTAAACACAAAAGATTGCTATACCCATGTAAATGATTAGGTTAACTTGAcctttatttatgttaatgtatTTCTTTTCATTGATACATATGGATAAGATGACAACAACTTACAAGCCTGGTACATCACGTAAGAAACAAAACTATATATCCACGAAACCTCTATTAAAATTGAAAGTGTATTTGTCATCTCATTCAAGCCTCTTGTGTAAACATAACatactttattttgttttctatagGTTGTTTTCGTTGGAGTAAATATGAGGCATATCGGTTAGATATGAATGTGAgtaatcaagtttttttttttgggtacaatccAACCATGGTGGTTAACCTAACTTATTAGTTACAAGTTATATGAACAGTCTTCTTTATAGATTGTTTTAGATAATTTATAAGGGGACTTCTACTTGAGGGatgtaccggtactcctgcttcaaaaatttataatttaatgattattttataaaataaagagttatttatcaatatttatattttagaaaacatcagtttataagaaaaaacatcatttcattgtttataagaattatattaaatttttaacattttctcataaaaaataattaatattctttgttatatgtaacaaaaattaaaaaaaaaaaaaaattatttcgtcgACGCTtttgataaatatgatttaattattataattgtcaataatagaaaacagtttttttcttcttcaaaaaacaactaattcaattattaatttaataatttagtgTACCGATATTATATGTATCATAAAATTTGCCAATTTACGATATCCAAAATAAATACTCACTAGCCAAATCACCTTTGTAAACAAAACAATAGTTGCGTCCTCTTTTGGTTTTCGCCGTAAATCCATAGAACCAAGAGCTACAAACAAATTTCGATTTGCACGCCATTCTTCCGACCACCTTcgtttcaagttttttttttttggttatttctACGTTTCAATATGAAAGCACTAACTAATTAGACGCATAAAAATtggataatataataaataatatttttctcacaataataatacaaataactactaattattgactttacaaataataatacttcttcaatttttattttttttacatatagaATTATCATGTCTAGAAAGATTTTtataaactctctaaaataataaatttgtccgGTTCCGATTTGAGCCaatgtaaaaaattgaaaaactcgataaaataataagataataatttttcgGGAGATCCCTTTATAATTTTCGGtcccaagaaaatcataaattaataattcatagaaACATTGAACACATTTGTTCCTCTTGTTTACATTTACTGTACTTCAAAAGTCATTATTGATTTCCAATGCATATGAACACAGTAATTACTAATTTACGTTGAGTCCCAAGGTTCGTTGCAACGTAATTCTAAGAGGCATATACTAATTTGCCTTTTTGTTTGATATGTACAGTATAATTACTTAAAatctctttaaattaataattattaatttatcgataaattaataactcaaaattaataaatttctccGGTCCtgacattattaatttatagagtTTTAACTGTACatatatactccatccgtttcaaaatataagcaaaattcactttttaggttcattcatttaatgatgtatgtggttcataatatagaccacatacatcattaaatgaatgaacctaaaaagtgaattttacttatattttaaaatggagggtgtaattactaattattgaaattttgaaagaCGCTTTCATTAATTTCAATCTCAAagaagtatatatttttataaggtAATGTAAATGCTGGGAGATAGAGATATTATGAGATAATAATGTGATAGATGTGATAAATTGTGAATATAATATTGTGCAACCATTCTGTGACAATATTTAAGATATTGTTTTTGAAACAATATTTAAGACTAttcttattttatctttttaatttgtcaaaaataatagaggaCAAAAAATGAATAGAGAGGAAGTACACCAGGGAGTTGTccaaaaattatctcaaaattattgtataaatatcatttctctaaattatgtgataaaaagataaaggaaaaaaaaaaaggggtgtAAACGGTGACGTAGGAAAAGTTTTAGGGAAAATAGTAATTGTTGTACCTTAATGTGTAACGAATAAACACAATAATCATTTGATGTATCAAAATTGCTAActagtattttattttgataactAGTATTTTATTGTGTACTTcgttaatcaaaatagttttttacaTTAAAATGATTCATTAATACTATCATATCAGTTCTTCAATACATTTATTATTGTCATATTAGCGTTTATAAGTATTTATTATTGTCATATCAATCTATAGAGTAAATAATTACTTTAGTCCCTGACTCTGCACCTCACTGTCACAAAAGTCTATAGCTTAGGATTAAATACAAAGAGGTCTATGACTctgcacttccgttatcactttagtctctgATGTTAAATAGTTATGTTAAGTGATAATGCGATATAAGTTGTACGATGACAAGGCATGTGAGGTGTCACAGAGACTAAAATGAAAGTAGAAAatagtcactttggtccctgaatcaaaattcaatatccccaaattgaatatcaaatcCCTAAATCCATCTCAAATCCTTAAATGTTATCTAATTCTCTCTCTTGTTCAATATTAATCTTCCATTAAATACCAATTTACTGTTAAGTCTCTGACTCTGTGCATATACTTACGATCAGTTAGGTTCTTGACAGTAAACATGTACTCTCACTAAGGTCTTTGTTCAAGTTGTTAGTTTAACAGAATACTACCTACTGATAACAATAAGCATTAGTGCAAGAAGCAGAAAGGAGACATTACTGTTAAAAGCTTGTAAACTATTATAACACTTGCCAAAATGATTCAACCAAAATGTTTCGATAACATAACTATTAAGTCATTACATAAAGGTCAACCATAGAGTAATCAAAAGATTGCACCATATTTAGgcataaaattcaataaatcatTAATTCCGAGTCAAAGACCTATGTGGCAGCGAGGCGCAGAGTTAAAGACTAAAtgaatttattcaaattgaagGATATTCTaactatttcaaaattttgatatattaataaattattttagacTCACACACACCTAAAGACGAAAATGATTATTACTCAAAAAAGTTTGGGTGTACTTGTTGTTCTCTTTGTAATAAACACGTAGTTAAAAAGGAAGCACCGACCTGTCATAATCGTTAAGCAGCGGTTACACACGGAAACCACATACTGCTTGGCAAATAAGAGTGTGAACTGAGAAGCATATCCTGTTATGATACTCTGTCCTTTTGGCTTCTTAATTTCAATCTCTTCCTATAAATACATCAATGCATTAAGATCATTTCATAATCATCACATACACTCAACACCATAAAATCCCCCACTTACTCTTTTGAGAAATTACATTAGTCTAAAAAAATGGAGTTCAAAGGGTCATTTTTAATTAAGCTTCTCTTGCTTCTGCATGTATCAATTCTCTGTGCTTCACAGTCACATGATTTTGATTTCTTCTACTTTGTTCAACAGGTACTATAAAATTTGATACTATTGTCATTATATGCTCCGAAAAATCTCACATGTTTTCTGAAATATACTTTGGACCGACGTATTTTGTTCAGAAGTGTACTTTTGAAcaagaaaaatatgtttcttTCGAACATGTATACACGTTGAgtggaatatttttttaatttatttagttataAAGAATTTGTGTTAAATTATTGTTTGGGGTTTTTCCATTTGCAGTGGCCAGGATCATATTGTGACTCACAGAAGAGTAGTTGTTGCTACCCAACAACTGGAAAGCCTGCTGCAGATTTTGGAATTCATGGTCTCTGGCCTAATTATAAGGATGGCACTTACCCTTCTAACTGTGATCCCAGTAACGCTTTTAAGCCATCTCAGGTACTTCATTTTacacctatgaagcacggatactcCTTAGATTAGACGTGTTTGGATGTCAGATAAATTTTGTGTCTGACACCAACATGACAcctttacattgaattatgtgattttcgcTAACATACAATCAAACAAACCAAAGtgaacttaattttttaatggTTTAAAACAAGTGAACTAGTGAAACACGCTTTTGTAATCATTGTATCTAATTTACAAGTCAAACGTTTTCTACTCAATTTTCAACTTTACTTTACGGGACGTTAGCATATACCTTTTCTGTTTGTCTTTTTGGAAACTTTTCAACTTAATTCTaaactttaattaaatatacatgACATAATTTCTACGTAGACAATAGactaaaataaattctaaaaaggaaaaatataatttgtttttatccTAAGTATTCATTTTCCATGATAATTAATTTACCATAATACCACTAATTTGTTTGTATGTGATTACAGATATCTGATCTCACAagtaatttacaaaaaaattggcCCACACTAGCATGCCCAAGTGGCAATGGAATAACATTTTGGACCCATGAATGGGAGAAACATGGTACTTGCTCTGAATCAGTGCTAAGTCAACATGACTATTTTGAAACAACTCTCAATTTGAGACAAAAAGCCAACCTCCTCCAAGCTCTTACAAGTGCAGGTAAATATCTAAAGTTTTGTTAACTTAGGACAAAATATAGGTGCCAATAATATTATACAAATACATTAACGCAGTAGAAAAAACGgatattaaaaaatcatatttattgtGTCAGGAATACAACCTGATGGAGGATCCTACACTTTGAGCAGCATCAAAGGAGCTATACAAAATGCAATTGGGTATACTCCATACATTGAATGCAATGTTGATTCATCCAAAAACAGCCAACTTTATCAAGTTTACTTGTGTGTGGACACTTCTGGATCAGACTTCATTGACTGCCCTGTGTTCCCAAAAGGCAAAGCATGTGGATCTAAGATTGAGTTCCCATCTTTTTAAGTTGCATTTTGTAAGACAAAAATCTAGTATACATGTTGTTCTTTTCATGTATTCAATAATTATAGTgataattgaaatttgaatttctaCTTGTTTTTATTAGTGTGTAATAGTTTTTCTTCTAGATGAGTAAAAAAATGCAGTTGAGAAATCCATGGGAGTATACTTTTTATgctgtcatatatatatatgcacatTCACAATGTAAGTAAGAGGCTTCTCATTTTGAAACTGACCAGATAAGAGAATGTCAAGAACATAGTCACATAATTCGTTACTAAAGGTGTGAATAGCAAACCAATTTGCGGTACTTTTGCATTTTCGTACAGACTAACTCGCATGGAATTCATATAAACACGTGAACCAGAGCATGACATTCATACCTTACGATAAAATTGGCTAGAAATAAGAACAATACTAACgagcaaaaaaaaatagttttattgcATGCAATGGATGAGGACATTGCGGTAAAAGTTTAGATGGTTGTAAAATAATCGTTAgtatcactttaattaatagCTTACCGATTAAAATATTATGTACCACGAACCAAAATAGCACTATGTATACCTCTAAATTTATAACTAATACTTCAAGGGTAACGCACTGCATACCTGAATTCATACCACATATTAAAGCGAATTACAAACAAGTGACAATGATCAAGAAATACTTAACGATTAAGTGATACTCAATTTATCGAGAAAAGGTATGAATACAGTAAGAAAGTCCTGGACTCCTGGACAAGTAAAGCACAAATAAATGAGACGCCCAACAAGTCGTTGATACTAAGCAGGATCCACAAATAAAGGGCCTTCATTCAACCAACACTAAATGATGGTTTTTCTCAATAAGAAGAGAAGCAGGTTGGCTACGAGAAACCAGTTTCATTGATGATGTCTAAGACATATTTTCTTGGCCAAATACCTTCCtggatcctttaagtttcacgtttgtttcagataggtcctttaaatttctAAAGTTTCAGactggtcctttaagttttgagtttgtttcggataggtcctttCTGTCAACCTCCGTTAAGTCAAAGTTGTTAtgtccgttaagccaaagttgatatGTCCGTTAAGTGGGTGAGGTGGTTCTCTCTGACACTTGGCATCAATTTTTCTCCCAACCAGaccaactttggcttaacggacatatcaactttggcttaacggaggttgatagaaatgacctatctgaaacaaattcgaaacttaaaggaccgatctgaaaccttaaaaacttaaaggatctatctgaaacaaacatgaaacttaaaggactcgGGGAGGTATTTGGCCTATTTTCTTTGACATAAAACTATTATTGTGATATCTTAACTTCCAACACCTAGAACATATTTCAATATTCCCTAGTCTTCATACGAAAACATGTTTGAAGGTAACAATTGAATTGGTGAATATTTGTAGAGTCATTTTATGATATGAGCATGTTGGCTTAGAAGCTCAAGGCAGTCTCTTGAAACGGTCCCCAATTCATGAACCAGATCCTTTAGTGGTCTGTATTTCTGCAATGCTTTCAACTAGCTCTGACATTTTATTATCAGACTTTTGGTCATCAAAATTGATGTGTATTGATTCTTCAATTGTATTAGTTTTAGAATTATACACTATACATGCTTTTGAGCGCTCGAAATATCCTAAAAAGATTCCATTCTAAGCtttgacatcaaatttctttagataGAGTTTATTGTTCAAGATGCAACATGTACATCGAGAATGGTAAAAGTAAGTTATGCTTGGTCTTCTTCCTTTATATAGTTCATATGATGTTATGTTCATATGATGAAACTCTTACAATCAAGGTGAAAATTGTTGGGTTTGATTGTCAAGTTTCTTAAATAAAGAAGGAGGTTAAAAAATATTAGCTATTGGAGAAGTCCCAAGTCGCTTAGTGTGGTGAAACAACGGAAAGATCAAGGTTATATATTGGACCTAGATTCGTTGTTTTTAAATGCACCAGTCAGTAGCACTTTAAACTTATATTTGACttagtttaaatattttctttgtgaAAGTGTTTcacatagtaataattatctggTTGTCGGTTTAGAGACAACGCTCGTGGTTTTTTCTCCAATTTTggattcttcttctttttaaagaACTCCTTTagcttctttcttctcttccatCTTCCTCAATGGGTAAGgattcttttttttctccttccatGCATTCTTCATTTTACAAAGAGAAAcaaaatgacatgaaaaatGAAACATTCATTAGAAGAATAATTCTGAATGTAAAAGGTAAATGAAGGTTAATATGAAGAAATTGATTGTTTCATTGGGAATTTGAACAACTACTCtcataaaaaatttgaaggcgttgttttctttatctcagtGAGGAACATGTTTTTAGTTGAAGAGGTGAAGTTGAACGTGTACCTTGAAAACACGTGTGTTAACATACCACCACCCAAGGCaccattaaaatttaaaattctaattaaaatattttaaacactgattaataataataagaataataataaaataattaaaagataatcaataaaatatattaccaTTATTAGAGACTTTAAAAGAAGAACACACTCTTATTTGCTGATGCAGACTTGTCATAATACTAAGTTGCTTTATTATATTGTATGATGTataatagtttaaataaatggtaaaaatgGGAGAAAAATCATACCCAAAATgatatatcatttttatatattggtGTGGATATATATCAAACCCAAAGTGATATATCCTTTTTATATATTGGTGTGGATATATATCAAAAGAGGAATAACTACCAAATAAAACCAATAAGAATTATGTCTATACAAAACattatcttaaaatatatatgGTAGGAGAAATTTTCCATAGCAGATTTGCAGGACTTGTTCTTGTATGAATTCTAGCCCTCTAAAATGCTAGAAACCACCATATATCATCTGCACAAAAAGATAATgcatgattaatgttgttattgTCGTTGTTATTGGAGTGAACTATAAAAGTGGGGTGAACTAATATTTCATGTGTGTCTTTGTTATTGTCGTTCACTTATCACTTCACATTTGTTCACTTCACCTTTTAGATATATGCATGATTAATGTTGTAAATCTATGAAATAACGAAATAAGAGAAACAATACATACCCATACATATACCTTTCTTCTTCAATATTCTTCTTGCACAACCGCCAAGCTTGTAGAAATCCTCCAAGAAACATTGATGATGTCGTTTTGGTAGCAGCATCTGCGGCATACAATTCCAACAAGAATAGTTTCTTACCTTGTGGAATCTTAACAACAATGTCTGAGGTTGGATTTTAAATGATTCTTTGATCATAAGTAATAGGATTACAAACATTTGCATCTAAAGATAAACTTCAGAAAAGTTTGTGATTGTGATTAATAAAAGAGGCGTCATTTGAAATTGGTGTCAATTGGGGTTGAGGATTGAATGattcttcaatcttcaactTCAATAGATATATACCAATCCCAAACGACGTCGCTTTTGTAAGTCACAATCATAAATTTTTCTAGATGGCTTCTCTGCTGGTGCAGATGCTTTGTAATCATATTGCTTATGATCAAAGAATCATTGAAAATCTTACCTAAGACATCATTATGACGCCATAAGGTACACAATTATCCTTGTTGGGTTTTTCCACCTTGAACTGCAACCAAAAAGACAGCACCAATGTTCTTGGGGATTCCTTTAAGCTTGTCATTGATGCAAGAAGaagattgaaaaagataagtatatGCACATGTAtgtattctctctctctctatatatatatatattcacataatattTCACAAATTTACAACAATAGTCAtgcatatatatttaaaagataaaGTGAACAAAGGTGAAGTGAATAGTGAAGTGAATAGTGAATAGTGAACAAAGATAAAGTTTTCTCTTGTTCTTTACTAAGACATGTTCACTGGTTTACACCAAACTCATTTAACACCACCAAGTCAAAGTATCTCTTCGCACACTCCTTTGGAGCACTTTCTCTTTTCACCTACTCCTCACAATTTCTATCTTGAATATCCAAGAGTAAATGCTTAGTAAAGAACACCTCACTGCACAAGTTAAAAGAAATCATGTAAGTATTATTTAAACTTAATACCAAGATATTTTGAGATATTTAGTTTAACAGTGAAGATTAGTTTTTGTTCTTGAGAAAAATCAAATGAGTCAATTTTGTCcatcagaaaaataaaaacaatttttagtcGTTTTTCGAACTAGGCACACtaaaacttttcacaattttggCATGATATGGAGGGGATTTTAGTATCAATTTAACACAAGAGAAaactttaaacaaaataatctaCATTATTAATAGATGAAAGAATGAAATGAACGGAAAATAAACGATTCTTACCTCTAGTGGAGGCGTGTGAAATATTGTAGTATCTAGGCGTTGTATAAGATATGTGGACATGACAaacttgagagagagagagggagggagggagggagggagggagggagggagggagggagagagagagagagagagagagagagagagagtagatGATAAAGAGATAGGAACATGTGGAATTTTTGAGTGAAGTGAGCATGTTCCCAAGTGCACTTAAATAGATGACCATGAGTGAAGAAAGAGATTGGTGTGACCAATGAGAAATAAGAATGAGTTG
Above is a genomic segment from Medicago truncatula cultivar Jemalong A17 chromosome 5, MtrunA17r5.0-ANR, whole genome shotgun sequence containing:
- the LOC11422141 gene encoding ribonuclease 1, giving the protein MEFKGSFLIKLLLLLHVSILCASQSHDFDFFYFVQQWPGSYCDSQKSSCCYPTTGKPAADFGIHGLWPNYKDGTYPSNCDPSNAFKPSQISDLTSNLQKNWPTLACPSGNGITFWTHEWEKHGTCSESVLSQHDYFETTLNLRQKANLLQALTSAGIQPDGGSYTLSSIKGAIQNAIGYTPYIECNVDSSKNSQLYQVYLCVDTSGSDFIDCPVFPKGKACGSKIEFPSF